A genomic segment from Streptomyces sp. NBC_00654 encodes:
- a CDS encoding response regulator transcription factor codes for MNDIRVLIVDDQMMVREGFSVLLNAMPGIEVAGEAVDGRQAVSQVAALRPDVVLMDIRMPVMNGIEATREIVAQDADAKVLVLTTFDLDEYVYQALRAGASGFLLKDASARQLADGVRVVASGEALLAPTVTRRLITEFSKLAETPRPPALARVGDLTERETEVLVLIAQGLSNAEIASHLVVAESTIKTHVSRILVKLGLRDRTQAAVFAYEARLVTPG; via the coding sequence ATGAACGACATCCGGGTGCTGATCGTCGACGACCAGATGATGGTGCGCGAGGGCTTCTCCGTGCTGCTCAACGCGATGCCGGGGATCGAGGTCGCGGGCGAGGCGGTCGACGGGCGGCAGGCCGTCTCGCAGGTCGCGGCCCTGCGCCCCGACGTGGTGCTGATGGACATCCGGATGCCCGTGATGAACGGCATCGAGGCGACCCGCGAGATCGTGGCGCAGGACGCGGACGCGAAGGTGCTGGTGCTCACGACGTTCGACCTCGACGAGTACGTGTACCAGGCACTGCGGGCCGGGGCCTCCGGCTTCCTGCTCAAGGACGCCTCCGCGCGGCAGCTGGCCGACGGCGTACGGGTGGTGGCGTCGGGGGAGGCGCTGCTCGCGCCGACGGTGACGCGGCGGCTGATCACCGAGTTCTCGAAGCTCGCCGAGACCCCCCGGCCGCCGGCCCTCGCCCGGGTCGGCGACCTCACGGAACGCGAGACGGAGGTGCTGGTGCTCATCGCGCAGGGCCTGTCGAACGCGGAGATCGCCTCGCATCTGGTGGTCGCCGAATCCACCATCAAGACGCATGTGAGCCGCATCCTGGTGAAGCTCGGGCTGCGCGACCGGACCCAGGCGGCGGTGTTCGCGTACGAGGCGCGGCTGGTCACGCCCGGATAG
- a CDS encoding cytochrome P450, protein MHVSFDPWSPAFVADPYPTYAALRAGGRAHYFEPTRQWLIPHYADVSGLLRDRRLGRTYLHRFSHEEFGRAAPPAAHEPFTVLNGQGLLDLEAPDHTRIRRLVSKAFTPRTVERLAPTVRRLAAELVDAFVAEGGGDLLAAVAEPLPVAVIAEMLGVPESDRALLRPWSAAICGMYELNPSEETARAAVRASADFSAYLRGLIAERRGKPGDDLISALIAAHDEGERLSEQEMISTCVLLLNAGHEATVNTTVNGWRTLFRHPDQLEALRADHGMLPTAVEELLRYDTPLQLFERWVLDDIEIDGTVIPRGSEVALLFGSANRDPERFARPDELDLSRPDNPHISLGAGIHYCLGAPLARVELAASFGELLRRAPEMRLAAEPEWNPGFVIRGLKELRVEL, encoded by the coding sequence ATGCACGTGTCCTTCGATCCCTGGTCCCCGGCGTTCGTCGCCGACCCGTATCCCACCTACGCGGCCCTGCGCGCCGGTGGCCGGGCGCACTACTTCGAGCCGACCCGGCAGTGGCTGATCCCGCACTACGCCGATGTGTCGGGCCTGCTGCGCGACCGGCGGCTGGGCCGCACGTATCTGCACCGCTTCAGCCACGAGGAGTTCGGCCGCGCGGCGCCGCCCGCCGCGCACGAGCCGTTCACCGTCCTCAACGGGCAGGGCCTGCTCGATCTGGAGGCCCCGGACCACACCCGTATCCGGCGGCTGGTCTCCAAGGCGTTCACCCCGCGTACGGTCGAGCGGCTCGCCCCGACCGTACGGCGGCTGGCGGCCGAGCTGGTGGACGCGTTCGTCGCGGAGGGCGGCGGCGATCTCCTCGCGGCCGTCGCCGAGCCGCTGCCGGTCGCCGTCATCGCCGAGATGCTCGGCGTTCCGGAGTCCGACCGGGCGCTGCTGCGGCCCTGGTCGGCGGCGATCTGCGGGATGTACGAGCTGAACCCGTCCGAGGAGACCGCACGGGCCGCCGTCCGGGCCTCGGCCGACTTCTCCGCGTATCTGCGCGGGCTGATCGCCGAGCGGCGCGGGAAGCCCGGGGACGACCTGATCTCCGCGCTCATCGCCGCCCATGACGAGGGGGAGCGGCTCAGCGAGCAGGAGATGATCTCCACCTGTGTACTGCTGCTGAACGCGGGCCACGAGGCGACGGTCAACACCACCGTCAACGGCTGGCGCACCCTCTTCCGGCACCCGGACCAGCTGGAGGCGCTGCGCGCGGACCACGGGATGCTGCCGACGGCCGTGGAGGAACTGCTGCGGTACGACACCCCGTTGCAGCTGTTCGAGCGCTGGGTGCTGGACGACATCGAGATCGACGGCACGGTGATTCCGCGCGGCTCGGAGGTGGCGCTGCTGTTCGGCTCGGCCAACCGGGACCCGGAGCGGTTCGCCCGGCCGGACGAGCTGGATCTGTCCCGGCCGGACAACCCGCACATCAGCCTGGGCGCGGGCATCCACTACTGCCTCGGGGCGCCGCTGGCCCGCGTGGAACTCGCCGCGTCCTTCGGTGAGCTGCTGCGCAGGGCGCCGGAGATGCGGCTGGCGGCGGAGCCGGAGTGGAACCCCGGATTCGTCATCCGGGGGCTGAAGGAGCTGCGCGTGGAGCTGTGA
- a CDS encoding sensor histidine kinase → MTETHTNTRSPELRVASGAIAGLRQDLFHDAFAYRPMGPRRGEGRIFRLVPARLRQYAVWTPHGVVLLAAVFTVLLGLDTWDHQVVVAALPAIPVALSLVRPVAAFWVSMVSSLISAMGSGDGLWGPASLFSHLVVLVVVAARTRPRTAAWMWALTLLFGMLLQSVGPMRDSDGAGPMLVLSALALLVVSMIQVRRDAEREVTVQRTVTAVERDRRTLLEERTTIARELHDVVAHHMSVVAIQAEAAPYRVENPPPELEQAFVTIRENAVAALTELRRVLGVVRADDYEAPDAPQPTLDGLDGLLANVREAGLESEKTITGAVRELPQGVELSAYRIIQEALSNTLRHAPGATARVELGYVLGGLGLRVVNGPPTGLVKPSPGAGHGITGMRERVAMLNGEMTAGPTGDGGYEIAAFIPVQSAHDDTHEAHDARAARDAKSDRGTRDTDGTGQGEGA, encoded by the coding sequence GTGACCGAGACCCATACGAACACCAGAAGCCCGGAGCTGCGGGTGGCCTCAGGCGCGATCGCGGGCCTGCGGCAGGACCTCTTCCACGACGCGTTCGCCTACCGCCCGATGGGCCCGAGGAGGGGCGAGGGGCGGATCTTCCGGCTGGTGCCCGCGCGGCTGCGGCAGTACGCCGTCTGGACCCCGCACGGTGTGGTGCTGCTGGCGGCCGTGTTCACCGTGCTGCTGGGCCTCGACACCTGGGACCACCAGGTCGTCGTCGCCGCGCTGCCCGCGATTCCGGTCGCGCTGAGCCTGGTCAGGCCGGTCGCCGCGTTCTGGGTGTCGATGGTCTCCTCCCTGATCTCCGCCATGGGGAGCGGCGACGGGCTGTGGGGGCCCGCCAGCCTGTTCTCGCACCTGGTGGTGCTGGTGGTCGTGGCGGCCAGGACACGGCCGCGTACCGCCGCCTGGATGTGGGCGCTGACCCTGCTGTTCGGCATGCTGCTGCAGAGCGTCGGGCCCATGCGGGACTCCGACGGCGCCGGGCCGATGCTCGTGCTCTCCGCCCTGGCGCTGCTCGTGGTGAGCATGATCCAGGTACGGCGCGACGCCGAGCGCGAAGTGACCGTGCAGCGCACCGTCACCGCCGTCGAGCGCGACCGGCGCACGCTCCTGGAGGAGCGCACCACCATCGCCCGTGAGCTGCATGACGTCGTGGCCCACCACATGTCGGTCGTCGCGATCCAGGCGGAGGCCGCGCCCTACCGGGTGGAGAACCCGCCGCCCGAGCTGGAGCAGGCGTTCGTCACCATCCGGGAGAACGCCGTGGCCGCCCTCACCGAGCTGCGCCGGGTGCTCGGAGTGGTCCGCGCCGACGACTACGAGGCGCCGGACGCCCCGCAGCCCACCCTCGACGGGCTCGACGGCCTTCTCGCCAATGTGCGGGAGGCGGGTCTGGAGTCGGAGAAGACGATCACGGGCGCGGTGCGCGAACTGCCGCAGGGCGTCGAGCTGTCGGCGTACCGGATCATTCAGGAGGCCCTCAGCAACACCCTGCGGCACGCGCCGGGGGCGACGGCCCGGGTCGAGCTCGGCTATGTGCTCGGCGGTCTCGGACTGCGCGTCGTCAACGGGCCGCCGACCGGGCTGGTGAAGCCGTCGCCGGGGGCCGGGCACGGGATCACGGGGATGCGGGAGCGGGTCGCGATGCTGAACGGGGAGATGACCGCCGGGCCGACCGGGGACGGCGGATACGAGATCGCCGCGTTCATCCCCGTGCAGTCGGCGCACGACGACACCCACGAGGCCCATGACGCCCGCGCGGCACGGGACGCGAAGAGCGACCGGGGCACGCGGGACACGGACGGCACCGGGCAGGGCGAGGGCGCATGA